A single genomic interval of Salmo trutta chromosome 13, fSalTru1.1, whole genome shotgun sequence harbors:
- the LOC115206857 gene encoding keratin-associated protein 5-1-like, whose translation PSCSSSCSSSCSPSCLSSCSSSCSPSCSSSCSPSCSSSCSSSCSSSCSSSCSPSCSSSCSSSCSSSSSCSSSCSPSCS comes from the exons CCATCATGTTCATCATCATGTTCATCATCATGTTCACCATCATGTTTATCATCATGTTCATCATCATGTTCACCATCATGTTCATCATCATGTTCACCATCATGTTCATCATCATGTTCATCATCATGTTCATCATCATGTTCATCATCATGTTCACCATCATGTTCATCATCATGTTCATCATCATGTTCATCATCAT CATCATGTTCATCATCATGTTCACCATCATGTTCA